A stretch of DNA from Anaerobacillus isosaccharinicus:
CGAATTTAATTGGTAGGTGCACAGAAAACCTCTGGTTTTCATGGGGTTTTCTGTGCACTATACGTTTTGATTTAATTAACGATTTGAACGATTAAAGCCTTCGTCAAGAGTAACAAAAGTAAAACCTTTTTCTCTAAGTAAGGGAACAGCCATTTTTACACCTTCAGCTGTTTCCTTTTTTGGTTGGTTCATATGCAATAGAGCAATCGAACCTGGCTTTGAATTTAATAATGAATCCTTTACTTGTTGAGCAGAAAAAGTTGCACCTGCATCACCTAAAATATCATAATTTACAACGTTCATTCCTAACTCATTAACAATTTTAACGGCAACTTCGTCATAAAAGGCCGTACCAGAACGAAAGTATTTTGAAGAATGCCCAGTAAGCATTTTGATCTTTTCATAGTTTGAAATAACCTCTTCGACCACCTCTTCAACGTTACTAGTTCCCTTAATTCCCCAAGCTGTTAGACCGTTAACTGATAGGGGGCGATGCTCTGTCCCATGGTTTTCAATTTGAAACTGTTCAAGAGAAGATAAGTATAAAAACTTATCGAGGTTCGTGTCAATCCAACGACTATTAAAAAACAAGGTAGCCGGAATATTTTCTGCAATTAGATAATTGATCAGTTCATCGTCATAGCCGCTTCCCCACTCGCCACCGCATGCATCAAAGGTTAAGGCAATAATTTGCTCGTCAGTTGGAATGTTTCTGATGACACCAGTTACATTCTCGCCCCATTCAATTGGCTGCTTTTTATAGTCAGTGTTGTTTTTAATTTGGGCTAGGTCTATATTCGCTATCGATTGTAATAGATCACTATTGAACCGAGTGGAAAGAACCAAATCATGACTAACGTTGTATTTAGAATGATCTTCCCCAAACTTCATTGGTTGCTCTTTTTCTTTAAAAAATACAGTAATAGTAAAAAATAGGACAAGTACCATCATAATTAAGATTATTCTACGCATTCTCCATTTCCTTCTTTCTAAAAACATCTAATAATTACTATTTTTGTTTAAAGTACAAAAAAATACAATTTGTTTTTTAAAAAAGATTCAACGAACATTTTGTGAAATCGGTAGTAAATAATTGTGAATAAAAAAAATTTTTTGTTATACTAAAATACTTTTATGCGGAATAAAGTTATTGTGAAAGTTCATAATTGAGCAAAAGAATCCTTTAAATACTACTAAAATCCTAAATTCATATGATTGTGCATAATCTTTCCTAGGAAAATAAAACGGAGTTAACAAATAGTTTAGTTGTAACAAAGTGTTCACACGAGTGATTAAAGTCACAGAATTACCCGACTTGAAAGTGGTATTCTAACATCAGTCAAGGAGAATAGGTGATAAATTCTTGTGATTTTTATATCTAAGAGCCTTGGGGAGGCTCTAAAACAAGCATACTATTACTTTTTCTAAAAAGCTTTTTAAATTTAAAGTTTGTGAATTATCAAGAGAAATAGTTTTAATGGTTTATTTTTCTAAGGGGAGTTAATTAGAGGTTTGAAGAAAACGTTTACATTTGTAACCGTGTTCAATGGACTTGGTTAGCTTTTGGCGCTATAGATGACAGGCAAGCGCCATGTGCTTTTCTATTTAGGGGGGGATACAGATGACTCGAAAATATTGTCCGGATGAGTTTCCAATTACGCTTTGTTTAAATGGCTATGAATTAGCAACATACCAATTGACGAAAGCCGATCTTGATGATTGGGCAGTCGGGTATCTTTATTCAGAAGGTATTATTAATGAGCCCGGTGACCTGAAAAGGTTAACTATAGATGAAGACCACGGCAGAGTACTTGTTGATATGCATAATGAGTTCGATGCTGAAGCGTTTTCGCAAAAACAAAAACATTTCACTGCAGGTTGCGGAAAAGGTGTTACTTTCTTTTCGATGACTGATGTGAAAAAGTTTCCAAAAATCAAGACGACAAGAACTGTGACGCTCTCTTACTTATTAAAGAAGCGCCATGAATTCGCGCAAAATTCACCACTTTATTTAGAAACTGGTGGAATGCACGGTGCTTGTCTTGTTGATAAAGATGGAAACATTACTGTTCGCGAAGACGTTGGTCGTCACAATGCAGTCGATAAAGTGCTTGGGTATGCAGTCCGTGAAGGATTAGATCCGAAAAGTTTAATTCTACTTACTACTGGAAGGGTCTCTTATGAAATGTTGTCAAAAGCAGCCCGCTTTGGGATTGGTTTAATTGGCACACGAACAGCTGCAACAAAACAAGCAGTTCAACTTGCAAATTTCTTGCAAATTGAAATTGTCGGTTACGTTAGGGGAAAAATGGCTACCGTTTACACATCGCAAGGAAGAGTATTAAATGATGTTTCAAAGGTTGCTGGGGAACAACCTTAAAAAAGGAATTTAAATCTATCTGAAAAGGTAGATAGGGGAGTAATTTTAGTTATCATAAATGAACTTTTTTAAGGGGAATGTTGGATTTCAACATATATTTTAGGGGGAGGAATTAACGATGTTTGATTTATCACGTAGACAGTTTTTAAAGTTGTCTGGTACAACAGCGGCTACGCTTGCTATCGTCGAATTAGGCTTTAAGCCAAAAGAAGCTTCAGCACAAGCGAGAGAATTTAAAATCGCTCGTACAACAACAACACCTACGATTTGTCCTTATTGTTCAGTAGGTTGTGGAATTTTAGTTCACGTAAATGAAGAAAAAAATGATGTTTTATTCACTGAAGGAGATCCAGATCATCCAATTAACCGTGGTTCACTTTGTAGTAAAGGAACTTCAATCCGTCAGTTATATACTTCTGACAGACGTTTAGAAAAGCCTTTATACCGTGCACCAGGTAGCGATAAATGGGAAGTAAAAGAGTGGGATTGGACATTAGATAAAATTGCTGAAAACATTAAGAAAACACGTGATGAGCACTTTGTTGAAAAAGCAGACGGACTTATCGTCAATCGTAATGAAGGAATTGCTTCATTAGGTGGAGCAGCTCTAGAAAACGAAGAATGTTACTTAATTCAAAAGTTTATGAGAGGCTTAGGCTCAACATTTATTGAGCATCAGGCCCGTATATGACACAGCTCTACGGTTGCCGGTCTGGCACCTACAGTTGGTCGTGGCGCAATGACAAATCACTGGATTGATATCCAGTTTGCAGATTGCATATTAGTTATCGGGGCAAACCCAGCAGAAAACCATCCAATCAGTATGAAATATGTACAAAAGGCTAAAGATCGTGGTGGAAAGCTGGTATCAGTTGACCCACGTTACACACGTACGTCTCAAATGGCTGATGTTTATGCGGCGATGCGTTCAGGTACGGATATTGCTTTCATAGGTGGTTTAATCAACTATGCACTTGAAAACGACTTAATCCACAAAGAGTACGTTGTAAACTACACAAATGCATCACTTATCGTTAACGAAAACTATAAGTTCGAAGATGGTATTTTCTCAGGTTATGATGCTGACAAGCGCAGTTACGACAGAGGAACGTGGACATTTGAAAAAGAAGAGAATGGCGACTTGAAGAGAGATATTTCTCTACAACATCCACGCTCTGTATTCCAATTAATGAAAAAGCACTATTCACGCTATGATGTAGATACAGTTTGTTCAGTAACTGGTACTCCAAAAGAAGATTACCTTAAAGTAGCAGAAGCTTTCTGTTCAACAGGTGCTCAAGATAAAGTTGGAACAATCATGTATGCAATGGGTACAACACAGCATACAGTAGGTTCGCAAAATGTTCGTTCTTATGGAATGCTTCAATTACTATTAGGTAACCTTGGTAGATCTGGTGGTGGGGTAAACGCACTACGTGGTGAATGTAACGTTCAAGGTTCAACAGACTTTGGTTTATTATTCCATATCTTACCTGGGTATTTACCAACACCGATGGCTCTTGAGAAAAATAAAGACCTTGCTAGCTATAATGAGGCTGAAACTCCTCATGGTGGTTTCTGGAACAATCGTCCGAAATTCTTAGCGAGTTTCTTAAAATCTATGTATGCCGATAATGCAACACCTGAAAATGATTTCTTATATGACTACCTACCAAAACGTGGTAGAGATAGCTCTCATATTTCTTTATTTGAAGCAATGTATGATGGTGACATTAAAGGATTACTAGTGTGGGGACAAAACCCAGTTGTTGGTGGACCAAACAGTACAAAAGAAAAGAAAGCATTAGGTAAACTTGACTGGATGGTTGCTATTGACCTTTGGGAAACAGAGACAGGTGCTTTCTGGAAGAGAGAAGCTGGAAATGATCCTGCTAGCATTCAAACAGAAGTATTCATGTTACCTGCTTGTGGACCTTATGAAAAAGAAGGGTCAGTTTCTAACTCAGGGCGTTGGATGCAATTCCGTTGGAAAGCTCTTGAGCCAAAAGCAGATTCTAAATCAGACGTATGGGTTGTTCATAACTTAGCAAAACGAGTAAAAGAACTATATAAAGGCGACAACTCTACTAAGGGTAAAATCCAACAAGCTCTTTCTTGGAACTTTGGTGATGGAAGCTATCCAGATAACGACTTAGTAAATAAAGAGATTAACGGATATGATTTAACAACTGGAGAAACACTTACTACTTTTGGAAACCTAAAAGATGATGGAACTACTTCAAGTGGTAACTGGATTTATTGTGGTTTCTACACAGATCGCAACCGTGCAAAAGATCGTGATAATGTAGATACAGGAATGGAGAATTACTTAAATTGGTCATTCTCTTGGCCAGTAAACCGTCGTGTTCTTTACAATCGTGCAGGTTGTACACCGGCTGGTCAACCATGGGATTTCCGTGAAGGAATTCGCTGGAATGGTGAAACATGGGCAGGTCATTACGATGTTCCTGACTTCCCGCCTACAAAAGCACCAAACGCTGAAGCAGACCCAGGTGCTGCTGCATTAGCTGGTCATAGAGGAACTGACGCGTTTATTATGCAAGGAACTGGTCTAGGTGGTTTATTTGCACCAATGAATGATGGTCCATTCCCTGAGCACTATGAACCGTATGAGAGCCCAGTACCTAATGCGTTCTCAAGTGTTGAATTAAACCCTGCAGTTAAGATTTGGACGGGTGATTATAACGATAAAGGTGATAAAAAGGACTTCCCGATCGTTGTAACTACGTACCGTTTGACAGAGCACTGGCAATCAGGTTCAATGACACGTAACCTTGAATGGTTATCAGAGATTTCTGGCCACATGTTCGTTGAAATGAGTGAAGATTTAGCTGAAGAAAAAGGGATTAAAAATAAAGATAAAGTGATCTTAAGTTCGGCACGTGGTGAAATTGAAGCTTATGCAATGGTAACGAAGCGCTTCAAACCATACACAATTCGTGGAGAAAAAGTTCATCATATTGGAATGCCGTGGCATTTCGGATATATGGGAATTGCTCAAGGTGCTATTGCTAACACGTTAACACCTCATATTGGGGATGCAAACACAATGATCCCAGAATATAAAGCATTCCTCGGTAATGTTAGGAGGGCTAACTAATGACTACTAAATACTCGAAACTTGTTGACGTAACTCGTTGCGACGGTTGTCGTGCTTGTATGGTAATGTGTAAAAACTGGAATGACCTTCCTGTAGAGCCTGAGGAATTTAAAGGAAGCTATCAATCTCATGATAAGTGTGGAGCTAATACGTGGAATGTTCTAACATTCACGGAGCATGAAACAGAAAATGGTGGTTTTGAGTGGTTATTCCGTCACAGTGCTTGTATGCATTGTACAGATGCTGCTTGTGTAAAGGTTTGCCCTGAAGATGCGATGCATTATACAGAGTTTGGAACAGTTAATACAAACTATGATAAGTGTGTAGGTTGTGGATATTGTGTGCAAAACTGCCCATTCGGAATCGTTCAATTAACAACACTTGTTGATGAAAAAGGCAAAGAATACGAGCAAGCACAAAAATGTACAATGTGCGTAGATAGACTTCAAGAAGGCATGAAGCCTGCGTGTGTTGAGGTTTGTCACATGGATGCACTAGTATACGGAGATAAAGCTGACATGGTAGCTTTAGCCGAAGAGCGTTTAGCAAAAGTGAAAGATCGTTATCCAAATGCAAACATTTACAATCCAATTGGTGTAGATGGAACGCAAACATTCTATTTATTAGCTGATAAACCAAGTGTTTATGGACTTCCTGAAAATCCTAAGGTTCCTACATCAGCAACAGTTTGGAAAGATTATGCGCAACCACTAGGAAAAGCAATGCTTGGTGTAACAACGATGGCTGTTATTGGTGGGTTCATTTCTAACAAACTATTTAACAAGCAAGGTGAAGAAGGAGGAAACCACGATGAGTAGTAGACAACAAACGGTAAAGCGTTTTAGCAAGTGGGTTATTATCGCTCACTGGACTAATGCTCTAGCTTTCTTCGCCCTATATATTACAGCTCTACCGCTTTATACTGATTTCTTTAGTTGGATGTATCCTATCTTTGGTGGACCGGAAAACTTACGATTATTACACCGTATCTTTGCTGTAATCTTTGTTTTACCACCACTAGTTATGTTAATTGTTGATCCGAAGAGCTTATTCCATTGGTTAAAGCAAACTTTAACTTGGAGAAAAGAAGATATCCAATTTTTCGTGAAATTCCCAAAAGAATTTTTTGGTGGACACGTGAAAGATATGCCAAAACAAGACTTCTTCAATGCTGGGGAAAAGTTAAACTCTTTATTAACAATTACATGTGCGATTCTTTTAATCGGTTCAGGTATCGTTATGTGGATGCCGGAATTATTCCCATTAGCACTTATTCAATGGGCATATCCACTTCACAACATTGCCTTTGGACTTTCAGTAGCTGTTGTAGTCGGACACATTTATTTATCTCTTGGTCACCCAGGTTCGAAAGCATCTATGCAAGGGATGACAAAAGGTGATGTTCCTGTGAAATACGCAAAAGAGCATCATGGTAAATGGTATGACGAGTTAGTTGCAAAAGGTGAAATTAAAGAAGAAAAGCCTGTCAAAAAAGGTAAAGGAGCATAAGTTGCTCTTAATAGTAGATAAAGGTCTGAAAAGGAAAGCTGTCCCTTGTGGACAGCTATTCCTTTTATATACTAATAACTTCAATTCCCAAAATGAGTGAAGTTAAACATTTTAATGAACGTTACGTGAATAAAATAGGTGACGTGTATTTTATCACACAGTGTAACCGTTTTACTTGGTATACTTATGTTAACTTGGATCTTGAATTTTGGTTTATGAATAGAAGGAACATTACTTAAAATTGTTCTGCCCATGATCTATAATAAGTTACAATGCCTATTCATAACTCAAGATTTAACATTCAACATTCAATTACAAATCAAAACCTGAGGTGATAGATTATGAAACCAACAGTAATCTCTGAAGAATATTTAGAGCTACAAACGGAAATTTCTAATAAACAAGCAGAATGGGCTAAATCAATAGATACAAGTAAAGTTGTAGAAAAAAAGTCTATACAACATAAACAAGTACCTATCATTGCACAAACAACTGTGAATGTTAATCTTGATCAATATAAGGAATGGATAATTGAACTAGCGGATTTTCTAGTAGATAAAAATAATGATTTACAAAATGACGTAACAAAGCTAAAAGAAATTTTAGATGCAGACACTGTAAAGAAATGGGCAAACGAAGTTCAAGCGTTTAATCAAATTTATTTTACAACTTTTGCAGAACAGGCAGAGTTACCAGAGTGGCTTCCATACTTCATCGCAGAACATTCGATTCGTCCTTTCTTACGTGTAGTTTCCGATGTGTATAAGGAGGAACTACCGAGCCTAAATACAAAGGGTAGCTGTCCGTGCTGTGGCGAGCCAACTCGTTTAGCTGTTTTAGAAGGTAAAGGATTAAAGATGATTGTGTGTCCACGTTGTGAAGCAAAATGGAATCAAAAGCGGTTACACTGCTCATTTTGTGGTAATGAAGAACACGAAGGCTTAAGCTATTACACAATCGAAAATGATAAAAGTTCAAAGTTAGAAGTGTGTAGTAAATGTAACGGCTACATCAAGATTATTGACACAAGAAAATTATTTAAAAAACAAACAGCTTTTTTACTTGACCTAACAAGTCTCCACCTCGACTTCGTCGCCCAAGAAAACGGCTTCGGCACACCGAAAGAAGAGGAAGAGGTAAAGAGCTAATGTAAAATTCAGAATGCAGAATGTAGAATGGTTAAGTTTTGCTCCGAAGCCAAACTCTAAAAAATCTACATTCTACATTTTACATCCTACATTTGTAAAGGAGTTTTCACATGAAGGCAGGGGCTATTATTTTAGCTGGTGGGAAATCAAGTCGTATGGGTAAGAACAAGGCGTTATTACCGATTGATGGGGTTTCTAATATTGAGAGAATTGTAAAGAGCTTAGCTGGAATTTTTGCGGAGATTATCATCGTTGCTAATGACGAAGAAGCGTTTGAATTTTTAAATCTTCCGATCGTTAAAGATAAAGTGAAAGAAAAAGGACCGTTAGCAGGGATCCAAGCTGGATTGCTTGCTGCAAAACATGAAACAAATCTTTTTATTGCTTGTGACATGCCTTTTATTTCCCCACAAATTGCGAAACAGCTAGTCGAACAAAGTGAAGGTTTTGATGCGGTTGTTCCAGTCATTGATGGAAAGCAACACCCTTTATTTGCTGTTTATAAAAAATCATTGTTACCAACATTAGAAGACTGCTTACTGACGAACCAATTACGAATGAAGCATTTAATTGAACGTGTAAATGTTAACTATAGAACTGAAGAGCATCTTTTAAACAAAGAAATTGCTAAACTTGATCAAGTTTTCTATAATATGAATCATCCTTCAGAATATGAAGAAGCAAAAAATTTGATTGGAAAATAGTATCTCTCGTAGAAAAAGAGGGAGGATGAAACGGATGCAATTTTTTAAAGTAAAGACAGTTGAAGAAACCTACACACTTATTGAAGAGTTTGTGAAAGCAATTAAAGATACGGAAGAAATACCTCTAGAAGAATCACTTCATCGTATTTTGGCTGAAGACATTATTGCCACAGAGAACGTCCCTAGCTTTCCGAGATCAACAGTAGATGGGTATGCCGTAATGGCAAAAGAAACGTTTGGCTCTTCGGAAACAATGCCTGGGTTTTTAAATGTGGCAGGAAGTGTCAAAATGGGAGAAGAAGTAACAACTCATCTGAAGTCTGGAGAAGCTGTTTACATCCCAACTGGAGGAATGGTTCCACCAAATAGTGATAGCGTTATCATGATTGAACATTGTGAGGATCTCGCTGGCTTGTTAAACACGTACAAGCAAGTTGCGCCTGGCGAAAATGTTATCCAAATCGGTGAGGACGTAAGGATAGGAGATGTACTAATTGAAAATGGTACAAAGCTTCGTCCACAAGAGTTGGGAGCAATCGCAGCCATTGGAAAATCTAAAGTCACAGTCTACAAGCAATTAACAATTGGCTATTTATCTAGTGGTGATGAAATCGTCCCTTATGAAACAAAGGATTTACAAATTGGTCAAGTAAGAGACATAAATGCTCTTACAATTACTAGTCTAGTTAATGAATGGGGAGCAAAAGCCATTTATGCAGGTATTGTTACCGACGACTATAGTGAGTACCAACGTGTGGCAAAAGAACTATTCGATAAAGTCGATTGTCTCGTTCTTTCAGGCGGTAGTTCAGTTGGGGCGAAGGATTATACAACAAAAGTCATTGAAACACTTGGGCAACCTGGTGTCTTTACTCATGGGATATCGATTAAGCCAGGGAAGCCTACAATATTAGCAATGGCCAAAGATAAACCTGTCATTGGGCTACCGGGACATCCAGCGTCTGCTATGATTATCTTTTCACTATTCGGTGAAAAGATTGTGAAAAAACTTAGTGGTGAAACTTCCCGTAACAAGCTAGAGCGTGTACAAGTACGTCTAACAAAGAACATTCATTCATCAATGGGAAGAACTGATTATATTCGTGTGAAACTATCGGAAAAAGACGGTGAATGGTGGGCCGATCCCATTATCGGGAAATCCGGTCTTATCTCTACACTAGTACAAAGTGATGGGATCGTTGAAATTTCAGCTGAATACGAAGGTGTAAGACAAGGCGAATTTGTACCAGCAATTTTGTTGCGTTAGGAGGGCTTTAAGTGAGTGATAAGGAGTTCAAACGGAAAGTTTATTTACAAGATAAGCCGAGAAAACAAGCGAAAGATGAGCTAATTGAAGCACTAAAACTAATTCCTGAAATAGAAACTGTACCGACAAAAGTGGCACTAGGAAGAGTTACAGCATTGCCGATTTTCGCAAATCTTTCTATGCCACATTATCATGCCTCAGCGATGGATGGCATCGCTGTTCGGGCGGAAGATACATACGAAGCGCACGAGCATCGTCCGCTTCATTTGAAAAAAAATGAACAGTTCATTTATGTTGATACAGGAAATCCAATTCCAAATGAATTCAATGCGGTGATTATGGTTGAGGACCTTCAAGAAATAGATGATGAAACTGTGGAAATTATCGTTCCTGCCACCCCATGGCAAAACATTCGTCCAGTAGGGGAAGATGTAGTTTGCGGAGAAATGATTTTACCACAAGGTCATTCCTTAAGACCTGTGGATTTAGGTGCTCTGCTTGCCGGAGGTGTTCAAGAACTTCCAGTTATAAAAAAGCCGAGAGTAGCGATTTTACCAACAGGGAATGAGCTTGTTCAACCAGGTTCAACGATGAAGCCAGGCGATATCATTGAGTTTAATGGAACTGTTTTCGCAAGCTTTGTCCAAGAATGGGGTGGTGAGCCACTTCTTTCAGACATTGTTGTTGATAATCCAAAACACATTCGTCAAGCAATTGAAAAAGCAGTTGATGAAGCTGATATGATCATTATTAATGCTGGCTCTTCAGCAGGTTCAAAAGATTATACAGTTCATGTTATTAGTGAGTTAGGAAAAGTTTATACACATGGAATTGCGACCCGGCCAGGAAAGCCAGTCATTTTGGGGGAAGTAAAAGGAAAGCCAATTATTGGTGTACCGGGTTACCCTGTATCTGCATACTTAGCATTGGAATGGTTTCTACGCCCGTTAGTGTATCATTATCAAGGAATCGAAGAGCCAAAAAGGGAAACTTTGAAAGTCCGCTTAGGTCGAAGAGTTGTCTCTAATATGGGTGCTGAAGATTTCGTCCGTATGAATGTAGGCTTTGTTAACGGAGAGTTTATTGCTAATCCATTAACTAGGGCTGCCGGTGTTACGATGTCAATGGTTCGAGCTGACGGCATATTAGTAGTTTCACCAGATAGTCAAGGTTTAGAGCAAGGGGAA
This window harbors:
- a CDS encoding polysaccharide deacetylase family protein, which codes for MRRIILIMMVLVLFFTITVFFKEKEQPMKFGEDHSKYNVSHDLVLSTRFNSDLLQSIANIDLAQIKNNTDYKKQPIEWGENVTGVIRNIPTDEQIIALTFDACGGEWGSGYDDELINYLIAENIPATLFFNSRWIDTNLDKFLYLSSLEQFQIENHGTEHRPLSVNGLTAWGIKGTSNVEEVVEEVISNYEKIKMLTGHSSKYFRSGTAFYDEVAVKIVNELGMNVVNYDILGDAGATFSAQQVKDSLLNSKPGSIALLHMNQPKKETAEGVKMAVPLLREKGFTFVTLDEGFNRSNR
- the fdhD gene encoding formate dehydrogenase accessory sulfurtransferase FdhD, yielding MTRKYCPDEFPITLCLNGYELATYQLTKADLDDWAVGYLYSEGIINEPGDLKRLTIDEDHGRVLVDMHNEFDAEAFSQKQKHFTAGCGKGVTFFSMTDVKKFPKIKTTRTVTLSYLLKKRHEFAQNSPLYLETGGMHGACLVDKDGNITVREDVGRHNAVDKVLGYAVREGLDPKSLILLTTGRVSYEMLSKAARFGIGLIGTRTAATKQAVQLANFLQIEIVGYVRGKMATVYTSQGRVLNDVSKVAGEQP
- the fdnG gene encoding formate dehydrogenase-N subunit alpha gives rise to the protein MFDLSRRQFLKLSGTTAATLAIVELGFKPKEASAQAREFKIARTTTTPTICPYCSVGCGILVHVNEEKNDVLFTEGDPDHPINRGSLCSKGTSIRQLYTSDRRLEKPLYRAPGSDKWEVKEWDWTLDKIAENIKKTRDEHFVEKADGLIVNRNEGIASLGGAALENEECYLIQKFMRGLGSTFIEHQARIUHSSTVAGLAPTVGRGAMTNHWIDIQFADCILVIGANPAENHPISMKYVQKAKDRGGKLVSVDPRYTRTSQMADVYAAMRSGTDIAFIGGLINYALENDLIHKEYVVNYTNASLIVNENYKFEDGIFSGYDADKRSYDRGTWTFEKEENGDLKRDISLQHPRSVFQLMKKHYSRYDVDTVCSVTGTPKEDYLKVAEAFCSTGAQDKVGTIMYAMGTTQHTVGSQNVRSYGMLQLLLGNLGRSGGGVNALRGECNVQGSTDFGLLFHILPGYLPTPMALEKNKDLASYNEAETPHGGFWNNRPKFLASFLKSMYADNATPENDFLYDYLPKRGRDSSHISLFEAMYDGDIKGLLVWGQNPVVGGPNSTKEKKALGKLDWMVAIDLWETETGAFWKREAGNDPASIQTEVFMLPACGPYEKEGSVSNSGRWMQFRWKALEPKADSKSDVWVVHNLAKRVKELYKGDNSTKGKIQQALSWNFGDGSYPDNDLVNKEINGYDLTTGETLTTFGNLKDDGTTSSGNWIYCGFYTDRNRAKDRDNVDTGMENYLNWSFSWPVNRRVLYNRAGCTPAGQPWDFREGIRWNGETWAGHYDVPDFPPTKAPNAEADPGAAALAGHRGTDAFIMQGTGLGGLFAPMNDGPFPEHYEPYESPVPNAFSSVELNPAVKIWTGDYNDKGDKKDFPIVVTTYRLTEHWQSGSMTRNLEWLSEISGHMFVEMSEDLAEEKGIKNKDKVILSSARGEIEAYAMVTKRFKPYTIRGEKVHHIGMPWHFGYMGIAQGAIANTLTPHIGDANTMIPEYKAFLGNVRRAN
- a CDS encoding 4Fe-4S dicluster domain-containing protein; translated protein: MTTKYSKLVDVTRCDGCRACMVMCKNWNDLPVEPEEFKGSYQSHDKCGANTWNVLTFTEHETENGGFEWLFRHSACMHCTDAACVKVCPEDAMHYTEFGTVNTNYDKCVGCGYCVQNCPFGIVQLTTLVDEKGKEYEQAQKCTMCVDRLQEGMKPACVEVCHMDALVYGDKADMVALAEERLAKVKDRYPNANIYNPIGVDGTQTFYLLADKPSVYGLPENPKVPTSATVWKDYAQPLGKAMLGVTTMAVIGGFISNKLFNKQGEEGGNHDE
- a CDS encoding formate dehydrogenase subunit gamma encodes the protein MSSRQQTVKRFSKWVIIAHWTNALAFFALYITALPLYTDFFSWMYPIFGGPENLRLLHRIFAVIFVLPPLVMLIVDPKSLFHWLKQTLTWRKEDIQFFVKFPKEFFGGHVKDMPKQDFFNAGEKLNSLLTITCAILLIGSGIVMWMPELFPLALIQWAYPLHNIAFGLSVAVVVGHIYLSLGHPGSKASMQGMTKGDVPVKYAKEHHGKWYDELVAKGEIKEEKPVKKGKGA
- a CDS encoding formate dehydrogenase accessory protein FdhE, with product MKPTVISEEYLELQTEISNKQAEWAKSIDTSKVVEKKSIQHKQVPIIAQTTVNVNLDQYKEWIIELADFLVDKNNDLQNDVTKLKEILDADTVKKWANEVQAFNQIYFTTFAEQAELPEWLPYFIAEHSIRPFLRVVSDVYKEELPSLNTKGSCPCCGEPTRLAVLEGKGLKMIVCPRCEAKWNQKRLHCSFCGNEEHEGLSYYTIENDKSSKLEVCSKCNGYIKIIDTRKLFKKQTAFLLDLTSLHLDFVAQENGFGTPKEEEEVKS
- the mobA gene encoding molybdenum cofactor guanylyltransferase, with translation MKAGAIILAGGKSSRMGKNKALLPIDGVSNIERIVKSLAGIFAEIIIVANDEEAFEFLNLPIVKDKVKEKGPLAGIQAGLLAAKHETNLFIACDMPFISPQIAKQLVEQSEGFDAVVPVIDGKQHPLFAVYKKSLLPTLEDCLLTNQLRMKHLIERVNVNYRTEEHLLNKEIAKLDQVFYNMNHPSEYEEAKNLIGK
- the glp gene encoding gephyrin-like molybdotransferase Glp, producing the protein MQFFKVKTVEETYTLIEEFVKAIKDTEEIPLEESLHRILAEDIIATENVPSFPRSTVDGYAVMAKETFGSSETMPGFLNVAGSVKMGEEVTTHLKSGEAVYIPTGGMVPPNSDSVIMIEHCEDLAGLLNTYKQVAPGENVIQIGEDVRIGDVLIENGTKLRPQELGAIAAIGKSKVTVYKQLTIGYLSSGDEIVPYETKDLQIGQVRDINALTITSLVNEWGAKAIYAGIVTDDYSEYQRVAKELFDKVDCLVLSGGSSVGAKDYTTKVIETLGQPGVFTHGISIKPGKPTILAMAKDKPVIGLPGHPASAMIIFSLFGEKIVKKLSGETSRNKLERVQVRLTKNIHSSMGRTDYIRVKLSEKDGEWWADPIIGKSGLISTLVQSDGIVEISAEYEGVRQGEFVPAILLR
- a CDS encoding molybdopterin biosynthesis protein; this translates as MSDKEFKRKVYLQDKPRKQAKDELIEALKLIPEIETVPTKVALGRVTALPIFANLSMPHYHASAMDGIAVRAEDTYEAHEHRPLHLKKNEQFIYVDTGNPIPNEFNAVIMVEDLQEIDDETVEIIVPATPWQNIRPVGEDVVCGEMILPQGHSLRPVDLGALLAGGVQELPVIKKPRVAILPTGNELVQPGSTMKPGDIIEFNGTVFASFVQEWGGEPLLSDIVVDNPKHIRQAIEKAVDEADMIIINAGSSAGSKDYTVHVISELGKVYTHGIATRPGKPVILGEVKGKPIIGVPGYPVSAYLALEWFLRPLVYHYQGIEEPKRETLKVRLGRRVVSNMGAEDFVRMNVGFVNGEFIANPLTRAAGVTMSMVRADGILVVSPDSQGLEQGEEVEIELYKPLEAIQKGVLFTGSHDLSIDIVSSLLRKKDVNRQIISSHVGSLAGIMAIRKGETHVTGIHLLDPETQVYNLPYVEKYLSGQDVVIIPFLKREQGWIVPKGNPLNIKTIEDIVEKGAAYVNRQRGAGTRILFDSLLTKHSLTAEQIQGYEREMFSHLSVAAEVKEKENSVGLGVYSAASTMGLDFIPVADESYDLVMTKSFFDSEGGKLFLEVIQSDEFIHTVEHLGGYKTVRDQTPKFLNN